Proteins encoded together in one Lachnospiraceae bacterium JLR.KK008 window:
- a CDS encoding Gp138 family membrane-puncturing spike protein — protein sequence MMQELTQQIEETARAVTDEIHTAMPGTIVAFDPGSGTATVKPSGKYVTADGKSLDYPQITDVPVTFPFCQTAGVGIAFPVGKGDSCLIVISEVELDEWRTGAESEGSLRFDLTSAMCIPGLLEGGGDIISKACQNNAVIVGAGDVEVMVSDAGAVITSGGTKMTVSDDGVAISGDLKVDGNISSTGTITP from the coding sequence ATGATGCAGGAACTCACGCAGCAGATTGAGGAAACCGCAAGAGCGGTGACAGATGAAATCCACACAGCGATGCCCGGAACCATTGTTGCATTTGATCCCGGAAGCGGAACTGCAACGGTAAAGCCAAGCGGCAAGTATGTGACAGCAGATGGAAAGAGCCTTGACTATCCGCAGATAACGGATGTTCCAGTCACCTTCCCATTCTGCCAGACGGCAGGAGTCGGGATTGCCTTCCCGGTAGGGAAAGGAGATAGCTGTCTGATAGTCATATCGGAAGTTGAGCTTGACGAATGGCGGACCGGTGCCGAGTCTGAAGGCTCGCTTCGGTTTGATTTGACAAGTGCAATGTGCATACCCGGTCTGCTTGAAGGCGGAGGAGACATCATCTCCAAAGCCTGCCAGAATAACGCAGTAATTGTCGGAGCCGGAGACGTTGAAGTCATGGTGTCCGATGCTGGTGCGGTGATTACGTCCGGAGGCACGAAGATGACCGTCTCAGACGATGGTGTAGCCATCAGCGGCGATTTGAAAGTAGATGGCAATATTTCTTCCACTGGAACGATAACGCCTTAA
- a CDS encoding DUF2612 domain-containing protein → MQIADIWLRDLPQQFQSKHNIEVLIKAFSKQMQELDKVFQDLNTMTDIDDAVGQNLDYVGTIIPLTRKEAGELAGIGVTDPVISDDRYRQFLRYQNLVNTNECTYYDLMEGLALLWDVSPIYYIEDPDMPATIILTMPFLKPGGEVVRLGEVPMVKPAGVRIEFEYLIRYAVETLVRWVYSVYGVPLCNQLLCGQHPRPGSLGEILLLQTEVELEEIRKIFEQTKTGTIRVGGKLYDSTKGEIITDDVEIEINADYQIEELILAGQVVSGTHPIQSVNGFVMGTTVEAAGSSTTASADLPLSGTFPIQSVEGVMIGSSVEADRIVSNSKVNAPLTGTLVTSGTTEEKTLFVSTETVSVEPVVHIAAVKPRRCGTGVCGNKS, encoded by the coding sequence ATGCAGATAGCTGATATTTGGCTCCGGGATTTGCCGCAGCAGTTCCAAAGCAAACACAATATCGAGGTTTTGATAAAAGCATTTTCTAAGCAGATGCAGGAGCTGGATAAGGTATTCCAGGACCTCAACACCATGACAGATATTGATGATGCTGTCGGGCAGAACCTGGACTATGTAGGAACAATCATACCGCTCACAAGGAAAGAGGCTGGCGAGTTAGCTGGCATTGGAGTTACCGATCCGGTAATCTCTGATGACCGTTACCGCCAGTTTTTGCGTTATCAGAATTTGGTGAATACGAATGAGTGTACCTACTATGACCTCATGGAAGGACTGGCATTGCTATGGGATGTCTCCCCGATTTATTACATCGAGGACCCGGATATGCCGGCAACAATCATTCTGACAATGCCGTTTCTGAAGCCGGGAGGAGAAGTGGTTCGTCTCGGCGAAGTTCCGATGGTAAAGCCTGCCGGTGTCCGGATTGAGTTTGAGTATCTGATACGGTATGCGGTTGAAACGCTTGTGCGTTGGGTGTATTCGGTGTACGGAGTGCCGCTCTGCAATCAGTTACTATGCGGCCAGCATCCACGCCCCGGCTCCCTGGGAGAAATCCTGTTATTGCAGACGGAAGTGGAACTGGAGGAGATAAGGAAAATCTTCGAGCAGACGAAGACCGGAACAATCCGGGTAGGAGGAAAGCTGTACGACTCCACCAAAGGAGAGATAATCACCGATGATGTGGAGATTGAAATAAATGCAGATTACCAGATTGAGGAGCTGATCCTCGCCGGGCAGGTGGTGTCCGGAACGCACCCGATACAGTCCGTCAATGGATTTGTTATGGGAACCACCGTAGAAGCCGCCGGGAGCAGCACCACTGCATCGGCGGATTTGCCGTTATCCGGCACATTCCCTATCCAGTCCGTAGAGGGCGTAATGATAGGCAGTAGTGTAGAAGCTGATAGAATTGTCAGCAATTCCAAAGTAAACGCTCCTCTGACCGGTACGCTTGTCACAAGCGGTACTACGGAGGAGAAAACGCTGTTCGTATCAACGGAGACGGTCAGCGTGGAACCAGTAGTCCATATTGCGGCGGTGAAGCCCAGGAGGTGTGGAACCGGCGTTTGTGGAAATAAATCATAA
- a CDS encoding SUMF1/EgtB/PvdO family nonheme iron enzyme has protein sequence MANYDQFAAAVKEISGGKNVVLLDDLGIPSVYVPINKLKNSELVSGLSENIHPAFSVAVNGAQVEKDCFYYSKYQNVIINGRAYSLAHRDPKVYVNWDQAREACEAKGAGFHLGTMAEWAAIALWTRKNGTMPHGNNNYGRDVSFTHEKGQESSHEGEGASRKTDRTFTGSGPATWGHDHTIFGIQDLNGNVWEWVGGMRLKEGEIQIIPYNNAALGAECDQSVSSTLWKAIKNDGSIVTPGTAATLKYDWVSSKIQLTTGITTAADTGRYCEYKDMTLASGLTAPELAKVLLIYPDTPNGDYAGDGHWMNNSGERLPLCGGHWGHGAGAGVFYVGLSNPRSYSHSNVGFRSAYVEL, from the coding sequence ATGGCAAATTACGATCAGTTTGCAGCGGCAGTAAAGGAGATTTCCGGGGGAAAGAATGTCGTCCTGCTGGATGACCTCGGCATCCCTTCTGTGTATGTACCCATCAATAAGCTGAAGAACAGCGAACTTGTGTCCGGATTGAGTGAGAACATTCATCCGGCGTTCAGCGTTGCGGTCAACGGCGCACAGGTAGAGAAGGATTGCTTCTACTACTCTAAGTACCAGAATGTAATCATCAACGGAAGGGCGTATTCGCTGGCTCACAGAGACCCGAAGGTGTATGTGAACTGGGACCAGGCAAGGGAGGCTTGCGAGGCAAAGGGAGCCGGCTTCCACCTGGGAACTATGGCAGAATGGGCGGCGATTGCTCTCTGGACCAGGAAGAACGGCACGATGCCGCATGGCAATAACAACTACGGCAGAGATGTCAGCTTCACGCATGAGAAAGGGCAGGAGTCCTCGCATGAAGGGGAAGGAGCTTCCCGGAAAACGGACAGAACATTCACCGGTTCCGGTCCTGCAACATGGGGGCATGATCACACCATTTTCGGCATCCAGGATTTGAATGGAAACGTATGGGAATGGGTAGGCGGTATGCGTTTGAAGGAAGGAGAAATTCAGATTATTCCTTACAACAACGCTGCCCTCGGAGCCGAGTGCGACCAGTCCGTAAGCTCAACTCTCTGGAAGGCAATCAAGAACGATGGCTCCATTGTCACTCCTGGAACCGCTGCAACGCTGAAGTACGATTGGGTATCCAGCAAAATTCAGCTGACTACCGGCATTACGACAGCCGCCGATACCGGACGTTATTGCGAATACAAGGACATGACACTGGCAAGCGGCTTAACGGCTCCGGAGTTGGCGAAGGTGCTGCTGATTTATCCGGACACTCCGAATGGGGATTATGCCGGGGACGGTCATTGGATGAACAACTCCGGAGAGCGTTTGCCGCTCTGTGGGGGCCACTGGGGCCATGGCGCCGGTGCTGGCGTGTTCTACGTGGGTTTGAGCAACCCTCGCTCGTACTCGCACAGCAACGTCGGCTTCCGCTCCGCTTATGTAGAACTGTAA
- a CDS encoding reverse transcriptase/maturase family protein, which produces MKIKNVFDLIFSMENLYGALEDASRGRRYQSDVLDFNSDAWDNLKDLREEVISGSYWIEKYYIFYIHEPKLRMIMSIAFKHRIVQWAIYRVVNPVLVPGYIEDSYGCIPGRGSLSAMKKLKYWLEFVSRKEGESWFYLKLDISKYFYRVSHRILKKVLAKKIKDERLLELLYGIIDCKHTPFGLPPGKKPEEVPLEERLFDVGMPIGNLLSQMFANIYLDMLDQFCKRVLCIRYYIRYMDDVIILSCDKVQLREWKDRIGEFLDTELELNLNNKTCIRPIGQGIEFVGYRVWADRVVLRKSTTLRIKRSLSGVRRLYESGRIPLEKVTEIFTCYIGMLKHTDSQALIDKLYKDMVLIKGGSDEKEEKEEFVPMLPQEDWYLCYELYGVYGDMCMAQQM; this is translated from the coding sequence ATGAAGATAAAGAATGTGTTCGACCTCATCTTCTCAATGGAGAACCTATACGGTGCTTTGGAAGATGCTTCCAGGGGAAGGAGATACCAGTCCGATGTACTGGATTTCAACTCCGATGCCTGGGATAATCTGAAAGACCTGCGAGAAGAAGTAATCAGCGGTTCGTACTGGATTGAGAAGTATTACATTTTCTATATTCACGAACCGAAGCTGAGAATGATTATGTCGATTGCCTTCAAGCATCGCATCGTCCAATGGGCTATATACCGGGTGGTAAACCCGGTACTTGTGCCGGGGTACATCGAGGACAGTTACGGATGTATTCCCGGCAGAGGTAGCCTAAGTGCAATGAAGAAGCTGAAATACTGGCTGGAGTTCGTGAGCCGCAAAGAGGGTGAAAGTTGGTTTTATCTGAAGCTCGACATCAGCAAATATTTCTATCGGGTATCGCACCGGATATTGAAGAAGGTGCTGGCGAAGAAGATTAAAGACGAGAGGCTGCTGGAACTTCTGTATGGCATTATTGATTGCAAACATACGCCGTTCGGTCTTCCTCCCGGAAAGAAACCGGAAGAAGTACCGCTGGAGGAAAGACTGTTTGATGTCGGTATGCCTATCGGCAATCTGCTTAGTCAGATGTTTGCTAATATCTACCTGGATATGCTGGATCAGTTCTGTAAAAGAGTTCTCTGCATCCGGTATTACATCCGGTACATGGATGACGTTATCATTCTTAGTTGCGATAAAGTCCAGCTTCGGGAATGGAAGGACCGCATCGGTGAGTTCCTGGATACAGAACTGGAACTGAATTTGAATAATAAGACTTGTATCCGTCCTATCGGACAGGGTATTGAGTTTGTAGGATACAGAGTTTGGGCGGATCGTGTTGTTCTGAGAAAAAGCACCACGCTCCGGATAAAGCGGAGTCTGAGTGGTGTCCGCCGGCTATATGAGAGCGGAAGGATACCGCTGGAGAAGGTTACGGAAATATTCACTTGCTACATAGGTATGCTGAAGCACACCGACAGCCAGGCTCTGATAGATAAATTGTACAAGGACATGGTACTCATTAAAGGAGGCTCTGATGAAAAAGAGGAAAAGGAAGAATTTGTTCCGATGCTCCCACAAGAAGATTGGTATTTGTGCTATGAACTATACGGAGTGTACGGAGATATGTGCATGGCACAGCAAATGTGA